A genomic stretch from Corynebacterium kutscheri includes:
- a CDS encoding FKBP-type peptidyl-prolyl cis-trans isomerase: MEKPHIEVPTDPAPEDIVITDIIEGTGEQAQPGGLVEVHYVGVEYESGQEFDSSWDRGESITFPLSGLIAGWQEGIPGMKVGGRRQLVIPPEAAYGPAGGGHPLSGRTLVFVIDLISLGD, encoded by the coding sequence ATGGAAAAACCCCATATTGAGGTCCCTACCGACCCGGCACCAGAAGACATTGTTATTACTGACATCATTGAAGGTACCGGCGAGCAAGCACAGCCAGGCGGTTTGGTCGAAGTCCACTATGTTGGTGTTGAGTATGAGTCCGGCCAGGAATTTGACTCTTCCTGGGATCGAGGCGAGTCCATCACCTTCCCACTATCTGGTTTGATTGCCGGCTGGCAAGAAGGCATTCCGGGGATGAAGGTTGGCGGTCGCCGTCAACTTGTTATCCCACCGGAGGCTGCATACGGCCCAGCAGGTGGCGGACATCCATTATCTGGTCGTACCTTGGTTTTTGTCATCGATCTCATTAGCCTCGGCGACTAA
- a CDS encoding enoyl-CoA hydratase — MKTTLLVEDREKIRILKLNRPEKRNALSIDLCNQIKHAVVDAEQKAKNEDLIRAIIIRGEGRAFCSGADLSQPVDTTADKSNAGVYSDGFRESLAAMLRALCEVELPVIADIDGPAVGAGMQLSLACDFRLVGERAWFSIPATKLGFALDSWTIQRAHNLLGGGYARRILMAAYRLSAVQAIESGFALEKQTAESSWYFAQEISSLAPLAIAHHKKMLNNYEDISYNTSIFEPQNSFTQCWQSDDVLEARRARQEGRSPVFRRR; from the coding sequence ATGAAGACAACGTTATTAGTTGAAGATCGAGAAAAAATTCGAATTCTTAAACTTAACCGCCCAGAAAAACGCAATGCGCTTTCCATTGATTTATGTAATCAAATTAAGCACGCTGTTGTTGATGCTGAGCAGAAGGCAAAAAATGAGGATCTTATTCGGGCAATTATTATTCGCGGCGAAGGACGAGCTTTTTGTTCTGGTGCAGATTTAAGCCAACCTGTGGATACTACGGCAGACAAAAGCAATGCGGGAGTGTATAGCGATGGCTTTCGCGAAAGTCTCGCAGCAATGTTGCGTGCTCTGTGCGAAGTAGAACTACCAGTTATTGCTGATATTGATGGTCCCGCAGTTGGTGCAGGGATGCAGTTGAGCTTAGCCTGTGATTTCCGATTAGTCGGGGAGCGAGCATGGTTTAGTATACCGGCAACCAAACTTGGTTTTGCCCTTGATTCTTGGACTATCCAGCGTGCCCATAATCTACTTGGTGGTGGTTATGCACGCAGGATATTGATGGCTGCTTATCGGTTATCTGCTGTTCAAGCAATAGAATCAGGGTTTGCATTAGAAAAACAAACCGCTGAAAGTAGCTGGTATTTTGCTCAAGAAATATCTTCTTTGGCACCACTTGCCATTGCCCATCATAAGAAAATGCTCAATAACTATGAGGATATTTCATACAATACATCGATCTTTGAACCACAAAACTCTTTTACTCAATGCTGGCAAAGTGATGATGTGCTAGAAGCGCGCCGGGCACGACAAGAAGGTCGGTCGCCGGTGTTCCGGCGTCGCTAA